In Pirellulales bacterium, a single genomic region encodes these proteins:
- a CDS encoding enolase C-terminal domain-like protein — MSGQLARVRCEAPITSVEATAYAIPTDRPESDGTYQWDKTVLVLVEAQAGGERGLGYTYADASTATLIRDKLNGIVAGIDAFRVPEAWHAMVHAIRNLGRPGIAAMAISAVDNALWDLKARLLGLPLVLLLGAARDAVPVYGSGGFTSYSDDELRRQLAGWVELGVRQVKMKIGRDAAADRRRVTAARQAIGDAPELYVDANGAYSRKQALAQAEAFVDEGVSWFEEPVSSDDLEGLRLLRGRAPAGMDIAAGEYGYDLVYFQRMLSAGAVDVLQIDATRAGGITGFLQAAALAAAFQLDVSAHCAPLLHAHPCCALSNIRPLEYFHDHVRIEHLLFDGALSPAAGQLCPDLTRPGTGVEFKHADAKKFAIGGVR, encoded by the coding sequence GTGTCAGGTCAACTCGCGCGAGTTCGTTGTGAGGCGCCGATTACGAGCGTCGAAGCCACCGCCTACGCAATTCCCACCGATCGTCCGGAGTCCGACGGCACGTATCAATGGGACAAAACGGTTCTCGTGCTTGTTGAAGCCCAGGCCGGCGGCGAACGGGGGCTGGGTTACACCTATGCCGATGCCTCGACGGCGACACTGATTCGCGACAAGCTGAACGGTATTGTCGCAGGCATCGACGCCTTTCGCGTGCCCGAAGCGTGGCACGCCATGGTTCACGCGATTCGCAACCTGGGCCGGCCGGGAATCGCAGCGATGGCCATTTCGGCCGTGGACAATGCCCTCTGGGACCTGAAAGCGCGGCTGCTCGGTCTTCCCTTGGTCTTGTTGCTGGGCGCGGCGCGCGACGCCGTTCCGGTTTATGGCAGCGGTGGGTTCACGTCGTACTCCGACGACGAGCTTCGCCGGCAGCTTGCCGGCTGGGTCGAGCTGGGCGTCCGGCAAGTAAAAATGAAGATCGGCCGCGACGCCGCCGCCGACCGCCGCCGCGTCACCGCTGCGCGGCAGGCAATCGGCGACGCGCCGGAACTGTATGTCGACGCCAACGGCGCCTACTCGCGCAAGCAGGCCCTTGCCCAGGCCGAAGCGTTCGTCGACGAGGGCGTGAGCTGGTTCGAAGAGCCGGTCTCGTCCGACGACCTCGAGGGACTGCGCCTCCTGCGCGGCCGTGCGCCGGCCGGTATGGACATTGCCGCAGGCGAATATGGTTACGACCTCGTCTATTTCCAGCGCATGCTTTCGGCGGGCGCCGTCGACGTGCTGCAGATCGACGCCACTCGGGCAGGCGGTATCACGGGCTTCCTCCAAGCCGCCGCGCTGGCGGCGGCGTTCCAGCTCGACGTTTCGGCCCATTGTGCGCCTTTGCTGCACGCCCATCCCTGTTGCGCCCTGTCCAATATTCGGCCCTTGGAGTACTTCCACGACCATGTCCGCATCGAACACTTGCTGTTTGACGGCGCGCTTTCACCGGCCGCCGGGCAGCTTTGTCCCGACCTGACGCGACCGGGAACGGGCGTGGAATTCAAGCATGCCGACGCCAAGAAGTTTGCGATCGGTGGTGTCCGGTAA
- a CDS encoding DUF6496 domain-containing protein, whose protein sequence is MAKYGAKAKSEVKKAVSKTKKGTQRSGKKSKAKSRKQAIAIGLSKARKKGGKVASKK, encoded by the coding sequence ATGGCGAAGTACGGTGCCAAAGCGAAGAGCGAAGTGAAAAAGGCGGTCAGCAAGACGAAGAAGGGAACGCAACGCAGCGGCAAAAAAAGCAAGGCCAAAAGCCGCAAACAGGCGATCGCCATCGGCCTCTCGAAAGCCCGGAAAAAAGGCGGCAAAGTCGCGTCCAAGAAGTAG
- a CDS encoding PPC domain-containing DNA-binding protein, translating into MKSKLLHQEANEKTYVIVFDTGEEVASGLLDFAKRQQIHAARFTAIGALRELTLGYFDWEKKEYEKIPVREQVEVLSLAGNIVSSQDGPKLHAHIVVGKRDGTAHGGHLIEAIVRPTMEVMLVESTPTVVERRHDETTGLALIKL; encoded by the coding sequence GTGAAATCGAAACTGCTTCACCAGGAAGCGAATGAAAAGACATACGTGATTGTTTTCGACACGGGCGAAGAAGTGGCGAGTGGATTGCTCGATTTCGCCAAGCGGCAGCAAATCCACGCCGCCCGATTCACGGCCATCGGCGCGTTGCGCGAGCTGACGCTGGGTTACTTCGATTGGGAAAAAAAGGAATACGAGAAAATCCCGGTGCGAGAGCAGGTGGAAGTGTTGTCGCTGGCGGGTAACATCGTGTCGTCGCAAGACGGCCCCAAGCTGCACGCCCACATTGTCGTCGGCAAGCGCGACGGCACGGCCCACGGCGGACACTTGATCGAAGCCATCGTACGGCCGACGATGGAGGTCATGCTTGTGGAATCGACGCCCACCGTGGTCGAACGGCGGCACGACGAAACCACCGGACTGGCGCTCATCAAGCTCTAG
- a CDS encoding VWA domain-containing protein: MTLPAFLAPLAVVAIMAPSLFAVDKEQDKAFRAVQRSALAQMKSKKEDVRSAVFEKLKAFPTTECAKLLVQQGLISKFADVRKEAYSTLASFHDSDEVCGYLLSSVEKEMTRGTAGETAFALFAVPLSSDVAEIEKKAFDLFDKTAGQRKGGMLFVVALIDQLGELAGETGVAVLAKISERPLFEKQFGVRRAVVQALAKIEEKSAVEALVAILGKVPGEVRGDIVQHLTAISGEQFGLDPPAWKKWWKANKDNFEFPAGAARVVNRAEAVQSRSMYYGLPIYAARLVFVIDTSKSMRGLRIQAAKRELASAINTLPEGVYFDVLAFDRTVKPWQPELAIASAENKKKATYWVGAIADTHLGGGTASYDALEAALDCDTESIYFLTDGAPVGGKVVVPAEIVEVVSRLNFTRRITINALGIGVGPQFVTNPFYVFLSTLAERNYGEYKSVDH; this comes from the coding sequence ATGACACTCCCTGCTTTTCTCGCGCCGCTGGCGGTTGTGGCCATCATGGCGCCGTCGTTGTTCGCTGTAGACAAAGAACAAGACAAGGCCTTCCGCGCCGTGCAGCGAAGCGCGCTGGCCCAGATGAAAAGCAAGAAAGAGGACGTTCGCTCCGCCGTTTTCGAAAAGCTGAAAGCGTTTCCCACCACCGAATGCGCCAAGCTGCTGGTGCAACAAGGGCTGATCAGTAAATTTGCCGACGTTCGCAAAGAAGCGTACTCCACGCTGGCTTCGTTTCACGACAGCGACGAGGTCTGCGGCTACCTGCTTTCCAGCGTCGAGAAAGAGATGACGCGCGGCACCGCGGGCGAGACGGCGTTCGCCCTGTTTGCGGTGCCCCTGAGCTCCGACGTGGCCGAGATCGAAAAGAAAGCCTTCGACCTGTTCGACAAGACGGCGGGCCAGCGCAAAGGCGGAATGTTGTTCGTGGTTGCGCTGATCGACCAACTCGGCGAGCTGGCTGGCGAGACCGGCGTCGCCGTGCTGGCCAAGATTTCCGAGCGGCCGCTGTTCGAAAAGCAGTTCGGCGTGCGGCGAGCGGTGGTGCAGGCGCTGGCCAAGATCGAAGAGAAGTCGGCCGTCGAAGCTCTGGTGGCGATTCTCGGCAAGGTACCGGGAGAAGTCCGCGGAGACATCGTTCAGCACCTGACGGCCATCAGCGGCGAGCAGTTCGGACTCGATCCGCCGGCCTGGAAAAAATGGTGGAAGGCGAACAAGGACAATTTCGAGTTTCCCGCCGGTGCGGCGCGCGTCGTCAATCGTGCCGAAGCCGTTCAGTCGAGGTCGATGTATTACGGCCTGCCGATCTATGCCGCCCGGCTGGTGTTTGTGATCGACACGTCCAAGAGCATGCGCGGCCTGCGGATTCAGGCCGCCAAACGCGAGCTGGCCAGCGCCATCAACACCTTGCCCGAAGGCGTCTACTTCGACGTGTTGGCCTTCGACCGCACCGTAAAACCTTGGCAGCCCGAGCTGGCCATCGCCTCGGCCGAAAACAAGAAAAAAGCGACGTATTGGGTGGGCGCCATCGCAGATACTCACCTGGGCGGGGGCACGGCTTCCTACGACGCTTTGGAGGCGGCTCTCGATTGCGACACCGAGTCGATCTATTTTCTTACCGACGGGGCGCCGGTGGGCGGCAAGGTGGTCGTTCCGGCCGAAATCGTGGAGGTCGTTTCGCGTTTGAATTTTACCCGCCGCATCACCATCAACGCGCTGGGCATCGGCGTGGGTCCGCAGTTCGTGACCAACCCCTTCTATGTGTTTCTTTCGACCCTGGCCGAGCGGAATTACGGCGAGTACAAGAGCGTCGATCATTAG
- a CDS encoding DUF2784 domain-containing protein, producing the protein MWYSLLADAVVVIHLLYMGFIVLGQFAILVGAWRRWSWVRNRWFRWTHLAAITIVACEAAAGIVCPLTLWENELRRLAGEAPSEGTFVGRAVHAVLFFELPPWVFTTVYLLFAVVVLATLRLVPIRRQRH; encoded by the coding sequence ATGTGGTATTCGCTCTTGGCTGACGCCGTGGTCGTAATTCACCTGCTCTATATGGGCTTCATCGTGCTCGGCCAGTTTGCCATCCTGGTGGGCGCCTGGCGGCGATGGTCGTGGGTGCGAAACCGCTGGTTTCGCTGGACGCACCTGGCAGCGATTACGATCGTGGCCTGCGAGGCCGCGGCGGGCATCGTTTGCCCGCTCACGCTCTGGGAGAACGAGCTTCGGCGGTTGGCCGGCGAGGCTCCTTCCGAGGGAACGTTCGTCGGCCGCGCGGTCCATGCGGTGTTGTTTTTCGAACTTCCGCCCTGGGTTTTTACGACCGTCTACCTTCTCTTTGCCGTCGTCGTGCTGGCCACGCTGCGGCTCGTTCCCATCCGGCGGCAGCGGCACTAA
- a CDS encoding DUF4058 family protein translates to MPIHDWTRVDAGIFHDFHQTWMPEIKRALNHGRLPPDYYALVEQVAGGRWPDVLTLQGPAGEEPSKPEPTGGVMLAEAPHQVQFRQKAEVDLYAAKASVIVVRHVSGHRVVAVLEVVSPGNKGSRRELEQFVEKAVEILRAGVHMLVVDLFPPSPGDPEGIHKAIWDEFLDNEFVLPPDKRLALAAYAAGTYPESFVEPVAVGGKLADMPLFLSPDVYVPVPLEATYQSAWETMPAYWREVLEGSRE, encoded by the coding sequence ATGCCGATTCACGACTGGACCCGCGTTGACGCGGGCATTTTCCACGATTTCCATCAGACGTGGATGCCCGAGATAAAACGCGCGTTGAACCACGGCCGGCTGCCCCCAGACTATTACGCATTGGTCGAGCAAGTCGCCGGGGGTCGTTGGCCCGACGTGCTTACGCTGCAAGGACCGGCCGGCGAGGAGCCGTCCAAACCCGAGCCGACAGGCGGCGTTATGCTGGCCGAGGCACCTCATCAGGTGCAGTTCCGGCAAAAGGCCGAGGTCGATTTGTACGCGGCCAAAGCCAGTGTGATCGTTGTCCGGCACGTGAGCGGACACCGGGTGGTGGCCGTGTTGGAGGTCGTCTCGCCCGGCAACAAAGGCAGCCGCCGCGAATTGGAGCAGTTCGTCGAGAAAGCCGTTGAAATACTGCGTGCGGGGGTTCACATGCTCGTGGTCGACCTGTTTCCGCCCAGCCCAGGCGATCCGGAAGGGATTCACAAGGCGATCTGGGACGAGTTTCTGGACAACGAATTTGTACTGCCGCCAGACAAACGCCTCGCCTTAGCGGCTTACGCAGCCGGCACGTATCCGGAGTCGTTCGTCGAGCCGGTCGCCGTCGGCGGCAAGTTGGCCGACATGCCGCTCTTTCTGTCACCCGACGTTTATGTGCCTGTGCCGCTCGAAGCGACCTATCAATCGGCGTGGGAAACCATGCCGGCTTACTGGCGCGAGGTGCTGGAAGGATCTCGGGAGTAG
- a CDS encoding sigma-70 family RNA polymerase sigma factor produces the protein MSVDNSPLTRASLLVQLRDGSNHRAWQEFLDLYGPMIYSFARSRGLQDADAADLMQEVMRSVMNAIGRFDYDRQQGTFRGWLFTITRNKVFNFLSARRIRPQASGDTATKRLLDNQADPNDDTDQWELEYQRRLAARAMDRVKGEFQEKTWQAFWLTAVDGVAAGEAAKQVGISPGAVYVAKSRVLARLKEEVEAIERQEEA, from the coding sequence ATGTCCGTGGACAACTCCCCGCTAACCCGCGCCAGCTTGCTGGTGCAGCTTCGCGACGGCTCGAACCACCGCGCCTGGCAAGAGTTCCTCGATCTCTACGGGCCGATGATCTACAGCTTCGCGCGCAGCCGCGGCCTGCAAGACGCCGACGCCGCCGACCTGATGCAAGAGGTGATGCGGTCCGTGATGAACGCCATCGGCCGCTTCGACTACGACCGGCAGCAGGGAACGTTTCGCGGCTGGCTGTTCACGATCACCCGCAACAAGGTCTTCAATTTTCTCTCCGCCCGACGCATCCGGCCGCAAGCGTCGGGCGACACGGCCACCAAGCGCCTGCTCGACAACCAGGCCGACCCGAACGACGACACCGATCAGTGGGAGTTGGAATATCAGCGGCGGCTGGCGGCGAGGGCGATGGACCGCGTCAAAGGCGAGTTTCAGGAAAAAACCTGGCAGGCGTTCTGGCTGACGGCGGTCGATGGCGTGGCCGCGGGCGAGGCCGCGAAACAAGTGGGGATTTCGCCCGGGGCGGTCTACGTCGCCAAGAGCCGCGTGCTCGCCCGGCTGAAGGAAGAGGTTGAGGCGATCGAAAGGCAGGAAGAGGCTTGA
- a CDS encoding serine/threonine-protein kinase: MSTATTCPEPDELRQLLDGTLAEQRLHECTEHLGACECCQAKLEDLATEGTRLSQICKRLQQAEPEATSAYWPALKALGAASPAVATPRPAVRSRELSLDFLAPAGDAVYLGRLGQFDVMRVVGRGGMGVVLEAFDSRLHRNVAVKVLDPELAGDDIARQRFCREARAAASITHENVVAVHQVEKSGEGGLPYMVMQLVSGESLEGRLQRQSPLPIGEVVRIGMQAAHGLEAAHAQGLIHRDIKPGNILLESPHDRVKLTDFGLARATHDVKLTQSGFVSGTPLYMSPEQVMGQEADPRSDLFSLGAVLYEMCAGRPPFAGDSALLVLRQVVEEKHRPLQELNPAVPGWLSHTIDRLLAKKPADRIQTAAHLAELFDYEWALMKTSSEDVPTVCREAAKKRATRTRWLAGGVGAAFLALGLLGGKFLAKNPSLPAAAVSSAEPVHVLSANRGTVWSVAFDPASSSVAMAVEDGRVRLWDLQSESVKATFDAHRDLVWATQFSRGGEWFATAGDDGLVKLWNPSQTNPIQTFEHANAVRGLALAHDDGRLFSGDRQGGLRAWAIEIGSPGPLSEREATSQPVLEAQQPGGIYAVAISPDDETLATAGSDKAIRLWNAKTLTQKLPLEGHTGPVNGLSFNPDGRRLASAGWDKTVRIWETGSGQLVKSWSGHDGDIWAVVYSPDGSKLATGGHDGAVKLWNAESGELLATYLGHKLAIHTLAFNRDGTLLASGGRDGAVRIWRVK; encoded by the coding sequence ATGAGTACCGCGACGACATGTCCTGAACCCGACGAGCTGCGGCAGCTTCTCGACGGCACACTGGCCGAGCAACGACTGCACGAATGCACCGAGCATCTCGGCGCGTGCGAATGCTGTCAGGCGAAACTGGAGGATCTGGCTACCGAAGGGACGCGGCTGTCGCAAATCTGCAAGCGGCTTCAGCAGGCCGAGCCGGAGGCGACCTCGGCTTACTGGCCGGCCCTGAAGGCGCTGGGCGCCGCGTCGCCGGCCGTGGCCACGCCGCGCCCAGCGGTCCGCAGTCGCGAGCTGTCGCTCGACTTTCTGGCTCCCGCCGGCGACGCCGTCTATCTCGGCCGGCTGGGGCAGTTCGACGTGATGCGCGTCGTCGGCCGCGGGGGCATGGGCGTGGTGCTCGAAGCCTTCGACTCGCGGCTGCACCGCAACGTGGCCGTCAAAGTGCTCGATCCGGAGTTGGCCGGCGACGACATTGCCCGGCAGCGGTTCTGCCGCGAGGCCCGCGCGGCCGCGTCGATCACGCACGAGAACGTGGTGGCGGTCCACCAGGTCGAAAAGTCGGGCGAGGGCGGCCTGCCCTACATGGTCATGCAGCTCGTCAGCGGCGAATCGCTGGAAGGCCGCCTGCAGCGACAGTCGCCGTTGCCGATCGGCGAGGTCGTGCGGATCGGCATGCAGGCCGCGCACGGCCTGGAGGCGGCCCATGCGCAGGGGCTGATTCATCGCGACATCAAGCCGGGCAACATCTTGTTGGAATCGCCGCACGACCGCGTGAAGCTCACCGACTTCGGCCTGGCGCGGGCCACGCACGACGTCAAGCTGACCCAGTCGGGGTTTGTTTCCGGCACGCCCCTGTACATGTCGCCCGAACAGGTGATGGGGCAGGAGGCCGATCCGCGCTCCGACCTGTTCAGCCTGGGTGCGGTGCTGTACGAAATGTGCGCGGGCCGGCCGCCCTTCGCGGGCGATTCGGCGCTGCTGGTGCTGCGGCAGGTGGTGGAAGAGAAGCACCGCCCCTTGCAAGAGCTGAACCCCGCCGTACCAGGCTGGCTTTCGCACACGATCGATCGTTTGCTGGCCAAGAAGCCGGCCGACCGCATTCAGACCGCCGCGCACCTGGCGGAGCTGTTCGACTACGAGTGGGCGCTGATGAAGACCTCGTCGGAAGACGTGCCGACGGTCTGCCGCGAGGCCGCCAAGAAGCGCGCGACGCGCACGCGCTGGCTGGCCGGCGGCGTCGGCGCGGCCTTTCTCGCACTGGGGCTGTTGGGCGGCAAGTTCCTGGCGAAGAATCCCTCGTTGCCCGCCGCGGCCGTCTCGTCGGCCGAGCCGGTCCACGTGCTCAGCGCCAATCGCGGCACGGTCTGGTCGGTGGCGTTCGATCCGGCAAGCTCGTCGGTGGCCATGGCCGTCGAAGACGGACGGGTGCGGCTTTGGGATTTGCAAAGCGAGAGCGTCAAGGCGACGTTCGACGCGCACCGCGACCTGGTGTGGGCGACGCAATTCTCGCGCGGCGGCGAATGGTTCGCCACCGCCGGCGATGACGGCCTGGTCAAGCTCTGGAATCCGTCGCAGACCAATCCGATCCAGACGTTCGAGCACGCCAACGCGGTCCGCGGGCTGGCACTGGCGCACGACGACGGCCGTTTGTTTTCCGGCGACCGTCAAGGCGGGCTGCGCGCCTGGGCGATCGAGATCGGTAGCCCTGGCCCTCTCTCGGAGCGAGAGGCGACGTCGCAGCCCGTGCTCGAAGCACAGCAGCCCGGTGGCATCTATGCGGTTGCCATTTCGCCCGACGACGAAACCTTGGCCACGGCCGGCAGCGACAAAGCCATACGGCTTTGGAACGCGAAAACGCTGACGCAGAAGCTGCCTCTGGAAGGGCACACCGGGCCGGTCAACGGACTGTCGTTCAACCCCGACGGGCGGCGTTTGGCGTCGGCCGGCTGGGACAAGACCGTGCGCATCTGGGAGACCGGCAGCGGACAGCTCGTCAAATCATGGTCGGGGCACGACGGCGACATCTGGGCGGTCGTCTACTCGCCCGACGGCTCGAAGCTGGCGACCGGCGGGCACGACGGCGCGGTGAAGTTGTGGAACGCCGAGAGCGGCGAGCTGCTGGCGACCTATCTCGGCCACAAGCTGGCCATTCACACGCTGGCCTTCAATCGCGACGGCACGCTGCTCGCCTCCGGCGGCCGCGACGGCGCGGTGAGGATCTGGAGAGTCAAGTAG